The Fusibacter sp. A1 genome has a segment encoding these proteins:
- a CDS encoding CHASE domain-containing protein: MRMYRNSSEFKKNLPVLVVLIMSALFGLILVQEVKYEVSSEKINAQKDLQLVSVSLSELISKPIDRLQGLKFFFEENPDFESIALEKMAARIFDNFGKLAKTVAITDAGVIKFIYPLKGNEQVIGIDLLKVKSQKVQTAKVFQTGENTLLGPLKVLQDWKALIHLSPIYANSSNSNQVTGLMTLTINDEELFKESGISRLIETHYVKITNIQQDLEENAIIDTTEGKSYDFINMDIYPVDQHWKISIYPKGGWEIRYEVMVFLVILWVTMTGLLTAFTLWLLKKNAFLENAVIERTKTLVDTNDYLENSLAENEEKQAMLEIMNEKLEKNIIELRYSQERVVSLEKIRVINDMMNGIAHQLNTPLGNIKLMLSYVKSIFESSQTSDHLIHQEWAQSLSDSLDIIENSTDKAIRIVSNFQTISFLNLNQKLEPIIICNFINDLITESMDEHYIRFINSVPETVVIVCNKSLLKQVISNIVIFFSEFADREKNCDIVFDFVTINEITALQIHVLNNNIPDDFTKKIFDPHLMVPSRKLTGLELFMSHFVAVKLLSFELKYNYEGQDCHLFMLYLTQILDEEGSH, translated from the coding sequence ATGAGAATGTATAGAAATTCAAGTGAATTTAAAAAAAATCTACCAGTGCTAGTGGTTTTAATAATGTCAGCCTTGTTTGGTTTGATTCTAGTTCAAGAAGTGAAGTACGAAGTTTCTTCGGAAAAAATAAATGCTCAGAAGGATTTGCAATTAGTCAGCGTGAGTCTCAGTGAATTGATTTCGAAACCTATTGATCGTTTGCAAGGTTTAAAGTTCTTTTTTGAGGAAAATCCAGATTTTGAAAGCATTGCGTTAGAAAAAATGGCAGCAAGAATATTTGATAACTTCGGGAAATTAGCCAAAACTGTTGCGATAACGGATGCTGGTGTCATCAAATTTATTTATCCGTTAAAAGGAAATGAACAGGTGATCGGGATCGATCTTCTTAAAGTAAAATCCCAAAAGGTGCAGACCGCTAAGGTATTTCAGACAGGAGAAAATACTTTGTTAGGGCCTCTAAAGGTTCTACAGGATTGGAAAGCACTTATACATCTCTCCCCAATTTATGCGAACTCAAGTAATTCAAATCAGGTGACAGGTCTTATGACACTTACGATCAATGATGAGGAACTGTTTAAGGAATCCGGTATAAGCCGTCTGATAGAGACCCACTATGTTAAAATCACGAATATACAGCAGGATCTTGAAGAAAATGCAATTATAGATACGACGGAAGGTAAATCTTATGATTTTATAAATATGGACATTTATCCAGTTGATCAACATTGGAAAATATCCATATATCCAAAGGGTGGGTGGGAAATTCGATATGAGGTCATGGTTTTTTTAGTGATTTTGTGGGTGACAATGACTGGATTGCTGACTGCATTTACACTATGGTTGCTCAAAAAAAATGCATTTCTCGAGAATGCAGTTATAGAGCGAACGAAAACTCTGGTTGATACGAATGATTACCTTGAAAACAGTCTTGCGGAAAATGAAGAGAAGCAGGCCATGCTCGAAATCATGAATGAAAAATTGGAAAAAAACATCATAGAACTTAGATACTCACAAGAACGAGTCGTATCACTGGAAAAAATCAGAGTGATTAACGATATGATGAACGGCATAGCTCATCAACTCAATACACCCCTTGGAAATATCAAGCTGATGCTATCATATGTTAAGTCAATATTTGAAAGCAGTCAAACGTCAGATCATTTAATCCATCAAGAATGGGCCCAGTCTTTAAGTGATAGCCTCGATATAATTGAGAACAGCACAGATAAAGCCATTAGAATTGTATCAAATTTCCAAACGATCTCTTTTTTAAACTTGAATCAAAAACTGGAGCCAATCATTATTTGTAATTTCATCAATGACCTGATAACCGAATCTATGGATGAGCATTATATTAGATTCATAAATAGCGTACCTGAAACCGTAGTCATTGTTTGCAACAAGTCCTTACTCAAACAAGTGATTTCAAATATCGTGATATTTTTCAGCGAATTTGCAGATCGTGAAAAAAACTGCGATATTGTATTTGATTTTGTCACCATCAATGAGATTACCGCACTTCAAATTCATGTTCTGAATAACAATATTCCTGATGATTTCACAAAGAAGATATTTGATCCACATCTCATGGTTCCATCGCGGAAACTCACTGGATTGGAATTGTTCATGTCGCATTTTGTAGCAGTTAAATTACTTTCGTTTGAATTGAAATACAATTACGAAGGTCAAGATTGTCACCTTTTCATGCTCTATCTGACTCAAATCCTTGATGAAGAGGGCTCTCACTGA